DNA sequence from the bacterium genome:
CGGCGGCATCGATTTCAACGACGCGCAGATGGCGAAGTCCATCGGCATCGTCGCCCTCATCTTCATCATCTTCTCCGGCGGCTTCGACACAGACTGGAAGGAGACCCGGTCGGTCGCATGGCCCGGGATCATCCTGTCGACCGCAGGCGTCCTGCTGACCGCGGTCATCGCCGGGTGCTTCGCCGTCTATATCCTCGAATTCTCGCTCCTCGAGGGGATGCTCCTGGGCTCGATCGTCTCCTCGACCGACGCCGCCGCGGTCTTCAGCGTCCTGCGCTCCAAGCGCATCAGCATGAAGGCGCCCCTGAAGCCCCTGCTCGAATTCGAATCCGGCAGCAACGACCCGATGGCCGTGTTCCTGACCGTCGGCTTCATCAGCCTCCTGACGGTCAAGGATATGGGCATCGGAGAGCTGATCCCGAGGTTCCTGCTGGACATGAGCGTCGGGGCCATGACCGGCTATCTCATGGCGCGGTTCATCATCTTTTTCATCAACCGCCTGAAGCTTGAGCACGAGGGGCTCTATCCTGTCGTCATGATCTCGCTCGTCATGCTGACATACGGTATGGCCGTGACTTTTAAGGGCAACGGGTTCCTCGCGGTCTATATCGCCGGGCTGATGCTGGGGCAGGCGCAATTCCCGAACAAAAAGATGATCATGCGCTTTCACGACGGGATCGCATGGCTCATGCAGATCACGATGTTCGTGACCCTGGGCCTGCTCGTCTTCCCCTCCCGCCTCCTGCCCCTGGCCGGGGCCGGAGCGATGTTCACGGTGCTTCTGATGCTCGTCGCCCGACCCGTCAGCGTCCTGCTCTGCCTCCTGCCGTTCCGCATGGAGCTCAGGAAGAAGTCGATGGTCGCATGGGTGGGGCTCCGCGGCGCGGTCCCGATCATCCTGGCGACCTTCCCGTTCATGGCCGGGATCCCGCAGGCAGAGACCATCTTCAACGTGGTGTTTTTCGTCGTCATCGCATCGGTCTTCATCCAGGGAACCTCGATCCCCTTTGTCTCGAGGCTGCTCAAGCTGGACGAACCGCTGCCAAAAAGGCCCGACTACCCCATCGCGTTCGAAAAGACCGGGACGATCGACGCAGACCTGACGGACGTGATCGTCCCCTACGACTCCGCGAGCGTGGGCAAAAAGATCGGCGATCTCGGAGTCCCGGATAAATGCCTCATCGTGATGATAGCAAGGGGAGGCGCTTACGTCATCCCCTCGGGAGCAACGGAGATCGAGGGAGGCGACGTCCTCCTCGCGCTGGCAAGCCCCGAAGACCTCTCCGCGCTGCAGCGAATCCTGGGCAGGATGAAGGAAATGTACCTATGACGAGTCGGCTTAAAATCAAACTCTGCATGCGCACTTCTTTTTTCTTAATATTTCTTTCTGCTCCTGAGGGGAATTTAAAAAATATCTTTGTTCGCCCTCGCCCGTTGCAAGCTTCTGATTGAGTTTGCTCTTGTGATTATAACCTCGTCTTTGCATCTCCTCCGCCACTGTCTCATGCCTCAGATACAACGCCTTTAATTTTCCGCGCCACCTGTTCGTTTCAGGATGCCTTGAATATCCCTTTTTATTTTTTGTAATCACGCTCCATATCGCATGAATTTCCACATGCTCACCAAGCAGATGACTGGCGCACAACTTCTTCGGTGAAATATCCCAGACCCTCATTGAATATCATTTATCTCTTGATCGCATCAAAATCAAACTCTGAGCGCTGGACCCGTCGGCTCCGCAGGGGCTTTCAAATTTAATCCGGCAGCGACCCACTCTCCCCTGCCTGCCGGCAGGCAGGCACCAACACACAGCGGCAGTACCATAGGCGCTGAGGGGCTTGGCTGTTACAGAGGGGAGGGCCGCCGCCCTCCCCTCAGGCGCGGAGTGAATCCGCGCCCTTCACCCCTCCCGAAATTTTGCTGCGCAAAATTTGTAGTTAAGCCCCCAGCGCACCCATGACTGCTGCCCTGTGTCGGTGAAAGAAATGGTTT
Encoded proteins:
- a CDS encoding pyrimidine dimer DNA glycosylase/endonuclease V, with translation MRVWDISPKKLCASHLLGEHVEIHAIWSVITKNKKGYSRHPETNRWRGKLKALYLRHETVAEEMQRRGYNHKSKLNQKLATGEGEQRYFLNSPQEQKEILRKKKCACRV
- a CDS encoding potassium/proton antiporter — its product is GGIDFNDAQMAKSIGIVALIFIIFSGGFDTDWKETRSVAWPGIILSTAGVLLTAVIAGCFAVYILEFSLLEGMLLGSIVSSTDAAAVFSVLRSKRISMKAPLKPLLEFESGSNDPMAVFLTVGFISLLTVKDMGIGELIPRFLLDMSVGAMTGYLMARFIIFFINRLKLEHEGLYPVVMISLVMLTYGMAVTFKGNGFLAVYIAGLMLGQAQFPNKKMIMRFHDGIAWLMQITMFVTLGLLVFPSRLLPLAGAGAMFTVLLMLVARPVSVLLCLLPFRMELRKKSMVAWVGLRGAVPIILATFPFMAGIPQAETIFNVVFFVVIASVFIQGTSIPFVSRLLKLDEPLPKRPDYPIAFEKTGTIDADLTDVIVPYDSASVGKKIGDLGVPDKCLIVMIARGGAYVIPSGATEIEGGDVLLALASPEDLSALQRILGRMKEMYL